The nucleotide window GATTGCGGAGGCAAGCTCCGGTGTTGCGGGCTCCGATTTCACGAGCTCCGTGCGCCAGCTTCGCTTGGGCTCCCAGCCGAGCAGCTTCCGCGCCTTGTCGATGGAGAAGGCCGGGGTGGTTCCGTGCAGGTTGCCGGCGAGCGCACCCACCGCGGGGAGGTAGCGCGGGATGAGCTCGGACAGCGGTTCGCGTGCCAGTGCATCGGCTGCGCCCACGAAGAATGTCTCGGCGTTCGGGATCCGGTCCATCGACTGCAGCAGCACGTCGAGGAAATCCGCGACATCCCGCGCGTCCACATAGTTGAAGATCGCGGGCGCGGACAGCGCGGGATCGTCAAGGCGTTCGACGACGGTGTTCCCCTGCTGGGTCGGCGCACCTGCCCATTCCTCGGGCGAGATGACGTAGCAGGGGCGGAAGGCGGCGTACCGAATCCGGTCGCCCTGCGCGGCCGCGAACATGCGCATGGTCTGCTCGGCGAGCAGCTTGGAGAGCGCGTAGGCGTTCCAGGGCTTCGGCGTGGTCTGCTCATCCAGTGGGAAAGCGTCCGGCATCCAACCGGCGGGTGCCCCGTAGCCAAGGACCGTGGGGCTTGAGGCGGTGATGATCCTGCCAACGCCGAGGTCCGTCGCGGCGCCCATCACCTGGAAGGCGAGTTGGCTGTTGGTCTGCAGAATCACGTCCTCCGGCGCACTGAACGGGACAGCGATCGCGGCAAGGTGGATGACGGCGTCGGGCCGGTGGGTTTCCATCACGCTGCGGGCAACGCCGGCAGCCAGCAGATCTGCCGCCTCCTGGCGGATATGAGTGGGGAACACGCCGTCGGGGACCGGCGTGCGGTCCACGGAGACGACGTCGTACCCTGCCTCAGCGAGGCCGGTCACCACACTGCGGCCCAGCCGGCCGGAGCCTCCCGAGACCAGGACGGTAGTCTGCGCCCGCTCAGCCACGGCGCACCTGCCCATTGTCGGCACGGTCCGCTTTGAGGTCCGCTCCGAGGCCGAGTTCAGTGATGCGCACGGGCAGCGAGGATTCGAGTGAAGCGTTGCCCGCAATACCGACGGCGACGGCGCGCAGACCGTCGAGGTAGCCCGACGGCCTGCCCAGCGGGTCCTCACCGGGCCCTTCGAAAAGGTCGGTGAGCAGCAGCGCGTCACCGCCGCCGTGGCCGCCCTCCCCGTTGACGATCGGCACTTCGACGGCAGGTTCCCAGTGGCGCTGCAGGATGAGGCGTTCGCCGTTGATCCGGACGGCGTCGTCCTCCTCCACCGGAGTGGCACTGGGATCGACGACGTTCTTCTGATCCGTGCTGCCGGAGACCGCGGCCCGCTCCACAACTTCAAGTTCCGCGCGTCCCAGCGTTCCGTTCACTGCGACCCGGTAGCCCTCCCAGGGGCTGTGCGCGTTCAGCGAGTAGCTGAGCGTCGCTCCGGACGCGTAGTCGACCACGAGCGCCAGGTTGTCCTCGATGGTGATGCCGGGGGCGAAAACGTCTTGGTCACGCTGGTACCCGTCGTGGTGCTCGTTGGCGTAGTAGAGGTCGTTCAGCTTCTGATCCTCGCGCAGGTCAAGCGCGAACGGATCCCCCGCGGCGGAGTCGATGGTGCCGCGCCCGGGGCGGTCCGTTAGTCCGCGGCCGGCGGCGTTGCTGTCCCCGTAGAAGCGCAGCCCACCGCTGGCGAAGACGCGTTCGGGAACGTCGTCGATCCACCAGTTCACGAGGTCGAAGTGATGGGACGCCTTATGGATCAGCAGACCGCCGGAGTTCTCCTTCTGCCGGTGCCAGCGGCGGAAGTAGTCGGCGCCGTGGACGGTGTCCAGCATCCAGCTGAAGTCGATGGACGTCACCGTGCCGATCGCGCCGCTCTGGATGATCTCCTTCAGCGCACTGTTGCGGGGTGAGTACCGGTAGTTGAAGGTCACAACGACGTCGCGGCCGGTACGCTCAATCGCGTCGCAGATCCGGCGGCAGCCCTCGGCGTCGATGGTGAGCGGCTTTTCGACGACGACGTCCGCTCCCGCTTCCAGCGCCTCGACGATGTAATCGGCATGCGTGTAGTCAGGCGTGGTCACGATGACGCGGTCGATGCCGTTGTCCCGGATGAACTGCGTCAGCTCCTCCGGGCGGAACTGCAGGACCGTTGTCCTCGGCGAAAGTTCCGCCGAGAGTTCCGCGGCAAGAGCCAGGTAGTACTCAACCCGTCCCGGGTTGTTGTCGCTGATGGCCACGAGTTCAGCGGAGGACGCATGATCGCCGAGGGCAGCGCGGACATACATTTCCGCCCGCGAGCCGGTGCCGACGAGCACCAGGCGGGTGCGCTCGCGCTGCTCCGGCCTCGAAGCGGACTGCTGCTCCACAGGAACAGTATGGGGGGCGGTGCTCATGGGGCTCCTTCGGTCACGGTCCCCGGTGATGATGAGACACCGTGGATGTGATGTGAGAAAACGTTTTCTGAAATAGGTTATATGCTTTCTATCAACACACTGGTGTACCCGTCAACC belongs to Arthrobacter tumbae and includes:
- a CDS encoding NAD-dependent epimerase/dehydratase family protein, with the translated sequence MGRCAVAERAQTTVLVSGGSGRLGRSVVTGLAEAGYDVVSVDRTPVPDGVFPTHIRQEAADLLAAGVARSVMETHRPDAVIHLAAIAVPFSAPEDVILQTNSQLAFQVMGAATDLGVGRIITASSPTVLGYGAPAGWMPDAFPLDEQTTPKPWNAYALSKLLAEQTMRMFAAAQGDRIRYAAFRPCYVISPEEWAGAPTQQGNTVVERLDDPALSAPAIFNYVDARDVADFLDVLLQSMDRIPNAETFFVGAADALAREPLSELIPRYLPAVGALAGNLHGTTPAFSIDKARKLLGWEPKRSWRTELVKSEPATPELASAIQEAR
- a CDS encoding Gfo/Idh/MocA family protein — its product is MSTAPHTVPVEQQSASRPEQRERTRLVLVGTGSRAEMYVRAALGDHASSAELVAISDNNPGRVEYYLALAAELSAELSPRTTVLQFRPEELTQFIRDNGIDRVIVTTPDYTHADYIVEALEAGADVVVEKPLTIDAEGCRRICDAIERTGRDVVVTFNYRYSPRNSALKEIIQSGAIGTVTSIDFSWMLDTVHGADYFRRWHRQKENSGGLLIHKASHHFDLVNWWIDDVPERVFASGGLRFYGDSNAAGRGLTDRPGRGTIDSAAGDPFALDLREDQKLNDLYYANEHHDGYQRDQDVFAPGITIEDNLALVVDYASGATLSYSLNAHSPWEGYRVAVNGTLGRAELEVVERAAVSGSTDQKNVVDPSATPVEEDDAVRINGERLILQRHWEPAVEVPIVNGEGGHGGGDALLLTDLFEGPGEDPLGRPSGYLDGLRAVAVGIAGNASLESSLPVRITELGLGADLKADRADNGQVRRG